The genome window AGGCGGACTGCGCGAGGAGCTCCTGGTAGATCGCGGGCTGGAGGTTCTCGAGCTTCACGACCTTGTTGTAGAGCTTCTCGGTCGAGCGGGGCCAGCGGGTCTTGTAGTCGACGATGCGGGAGTGCCCGCCGCCCAGGTCGACGCGGTCGGCCCGGCCGTGCAGGCGCAGAGCGCCGCCGCGGCCCTCGAGCTCGACCTCGAAGCGGGCGGGGTGCAGGCCGAGCTCGCCTAAGAGCTCGAGGTCGCGCTTCACGAAGTCCTTGAGCCAGACGCTCATGCGGCGCCGGGCGGACTCCCAGAGCAGCGGATAGACGCCGAGCGTGCGCCAGTCGTGCTCCTTGAAGGCCGCGTCGATGGTCTCATCGAGCGTCTTCTCCCAGCCGCGCAACGCACCCTCTCCCCGCCCCTCCCCCTCTCGAGGGGGAGGGTGGTGTTCCCAGAACCTCTCATCGAGCAGGCGCTTGTAGAAGCGCTCGAGCACCTCGTGGTAGAGCTTGCCGCGCGCCTGGGGCGTGAGCTGGCCGCGGTCGGAGGGCTCGTCGCCGGGGTCGAGGCCGAGCACGCGGTCGGCGAAGAACTTGAAGGGGCAGGTCGCGAACTCCTCGAGCGCGCTCGGCGAGAAGCCGCACTCGCCGCAGCTCTCGTTGAACTCGGGGCTCACGACGCCGACGGCGTCCATGCGGCCGGGCTTGCCCTCGCCCTTGAGCGCGAAGGCGTGCTCGTGGGCGGCGACGCAGAGCTCCTCTTCCAGGCCCAGCGCGGCGTAGAGCGGCCGGGTCTTCTCGCCGCCGCGCTCGGCCAGGACGAGCGCCTCCTTGGGCGTGAGCGCGGCGGGCGGCATGGACTCGAGCTTGGCGGGCAGGGGCCGGGGCGTGCGCTCGAGCTCGGCCTTCTCGAGCTCGAGCCCGCAGGCCTCGAGCAGCTCGCGCAGGTACGGCGAAGGGACCTGCGCCTTGCCGGCGTCGTCCGAGCGGGCGTAGACGCAGTAGAGCTTCTCGCGCGCGGAGCCGACGAGCAGGGTGAAGAGCAGGCGCTCCTCTTCATAGCCCTCGGCGAGCTTGCCGTGCAGCCAGAAGCCGGCGGTCTGGCGCAGGGCGGAGCGCACGTCGTCGGGGAGCAGGGGATCCTCGCGCGCCTGACGCGGGAACATGCCCTCCTCGAGCCCGAGGAGGAAGAGCGCGCGGAAGCTCTCGCCGCGCGCGTCCATCGCGTTGAGGAGGCGCACCCCGGCGTTGGGAGGGGCCGGGTCGAGGGAGGCGCGGCGGAGCTTCTCCTCGAGCGTGTCGAGGAAGTCCTCCCAGAGGCGGGGCGAATCGGGACCCTTCGCGCCCGGCCCCCCCGCCCCGCCTCCCCTCACCCCCAGCCCCTCTCCCTCGTGGAGGGAGAGGGGTGTGAGGGTGTCGAGGGCGTCGTAGGCGGTGAGCTCGTCTAAAGCGGTGAGGACGGCCTCGTAGGCGGGCCGGCCGGGGTCGTCGGCGGGCACCGCGAGGTGGCGCTCGAGCAGCATCCGCGCGAAGGCGGCGCGCTCGGTCCAGCGGTCGAGCTTGTGGGCTTTGTCGAAGTCGTCGCGCAGGCCGGCGACGAGCTTCCAGAGCGCCGCGTTGTCGGCGGCAGGGAGCAAACGAGCTCCCTGCCGTTGTTCTTCGGAATCCAGAGGAAAATCGCGATTCGCCCAATGTGCGAGCTTGCCCTCCCAC of Elusimicrobiota bacterium contains these proteins:
- a CDS encoding PD-(D/E)XK nuclease family protein, with the protein product MKVVCGPFQPGLERAFLARVRELKPSAQNPIAVVAPSRRLADRLERLLCVEHGLSLLGVRFHTFFSLASELVEASGGAGAAVVGDPLFHDRLVDGLLRKAKRYAMSRGLGAAFRASIRDLSDAGVETEASAELDLLARDPERKTALAYLLKLLGDYRAALAKMGALPGSGLPRAAAELVKDGRAGALSRYGELLYYGFYDLTGVQADFFAAVAASHPVTVFYPYLKDHPAYAFCRPFVETYLHGAESAPEYLPEDADSALGTGLGRLFSPERRGEPLLEPHGAERFEDGREEHGLRRAAKPALKLYSVSGARDQLWRAAKELRRLHDEEGVPFADMGVAARTLEPFRALAEEVFAEHAVPYWTPEGGPVLRHPAARLALVLLTLEKRDYPASAVLDLLESPYFRLDAHEGEHEGRALLWSWKRLIARLGVHSGWLQWEGKLAHWANRDFPLDSEEQRQGARLLPAADNAALWKLVAGLRDDFDKAHKLDRWTERAAFARMLLERHLAVPADDPGRPAYEAVLTALDELTAYDALDTLTPLSLHEGEGLGVRGGGAGGPGAKGPDSPRLWEDFLDTLEEKLRRASLDPAPPNAGVRLLNAMDARGESFRALFLLGLEEGMFPRQAREDPLLPDDVRSALRQTAGFWLHGKLAEGYEEERLLFTLLVGSAREKLYCVYARSDDAGKAQVPSPYLRELLEACGLELEKAELERTPRPLPAKLESMPPAALTPKEALVLAERGGEKTRPLYAALGLEEELCVAAHEHAFALKGEGKPGRMDAVGVVSPEFNESCGECGFSPSALEEFATCPFKFFADRVLGLDPGDEPSDRGQLTPQARGKLYHEVLERFYKRLLDERFWEHHPPPREGEGRGEGALRGWEKTLDETIDAAFKEHDWRTLGVYPLLWESARRRMSVWLKDFVKRDLELLGELGLHPARFEVELEGRGGALRLHGRADRVDLGGGHSRIVDYKTRWPRSTEKLYNKVVKLENLQPAIYQELLAQSAWAPKGEGAHYGAELLIIEGGLDRVGIDWIQRFSAEDYARARADLLVELAAMAQRMARGEFFISPAEGRFGHCEYCPFGALCRKAHPASRRRAERLARVYDKDEIAGRKVKRTEEEAHA